The Argiope bruennichi chromosome 9, qqArgBrue1.1, whole genome shotgun sequence genome contains a region encoding:
- the LOC129983878 gene encoding NAD-dependent protein deacylase sirtuin-5, mitochondrial-like yields the protein MAFCVFTRHSTFLRRMASSSLAGKVRKQPSSDMAAFRTVFQKSKHVVALTGAGISAESGIPTFRGAGGLWRKYNAQDLATPGAFLANPSLVWEFYSYRRDLVLSKKPNPAHHALAKAEAQLAAEGRRLVVITQNIDELHRDAGTKNLLELHGTLFRTRCTKCGDTAENRASPICPALAGKGAPDPDVPDARIPEQDLPRCVKCAGLLRPHVVWFGESLDPDVLMAAQQELDQCDLCLVIGTSSVVYPAAMFAPAVADRGVPVAEFNIESTPGTENFGFHFEGFCGSTLPKALGV from the exons ATGGCTTTTTGTGTCTTTACTCGTCATTCAACGTTTCTACGTAGAATGGCGTCTTCTTCATTAGCTGGAAAAGTGAGGAAACAGCCAAGTTCAGATATGGCTGCTTTTAGAACTGTGTTTCAGAAATCTAAGCATGTAGTTGCTTTAACTGGTGCTGGCATCAGTGCAGAAAGTGGCATTCCTACCTTTAGAGGTGCTGGTGGACTTTGGAGGAAGTATAATGCACAa gATCTGGCAACTCCTGGTGCATTTTTAGCAAATCCCTCACTTGTGTGGGAGTTTTATAGTTATCGCAGAGATTTGGTTCTGAGCAAAAAGCCGAATCCA GCTCACCATGCTCTAGCAAAAGCTGAAGCACAATTGGCTGCAGAAGGTCGAAGACTTGTTGTCATTACACAAAACATAGATGAACTGCATAGAGATGCAGGCACTAAGAATCTTCTAGAACTTCAtg gTACTTTGTTTCGTACTAGGTGTACCAAATGTGGAGATACTGCAGAAAATAGGGCGAGTCCCATTTGCCCTGCATTAGCTGGTAAAGG AGCACCAGATCCCGATGTACCAGATGCAAGGATTCCAGAGCAAGATTTGCCAAG ATGTGTAAAATGTGCTGGCTTACTTCGACCTCATGTTGTATGGTTTGGGGAATCACTTGATCCTGATGTTTTAATGGCAGCACAACAAGAATTAGACCAGTGTGATCTCTGTTTAGTT ATTGGTACATCATCTGTTGTTTATCCTGCTGCAATGTTTGCACCTGCTGTTGCTGACAGGGGTGTTCCAGTTGCCGAATTCAACATTGAATCCACACCAGGAACAGAAAATTTTGg GTTTCACTTTGAGGGATTTTGTGGCAGTACATTACCAAAAGCATTGGGAGTTTAG
- the LOC129983876 gene encoding protein IMPACT-like: MTMDCDSVTNKSLQEEEIQAMFSIYDSEWQVEDPFKNSSYSINISNSSGNSVYFKVTLPEDYPLNSPPQYLISAPWMSREVKNRLIAMLENIYCENIGNCVLYQWVVKIQDFIEGDITENISFDDSKNLVDHEDANASQIALNSTCESLDNLHLSSTDEELPPIIHGEIIQDKKSVFQGHVAKVVSVEQVKKILSKLKENRKIAIATHNILAYRISIGPDSLIQDCDDDGETRAGSILLHLLQLLDVKDVVVIVSRWYGGIHLGPDRFKDINNAARKALIEAGFIQEKTKGSEKKR, translated from the exons ATGACTATGGATTGTGATAGTGTTACAAACAAATCATTACAa gaAGAGGAAATACAAGCTATGTTTTCCATATATGACTCAGAATGGCAAGTCGAAGATCCTTTCAAAAACAGTTCTTATAGTATAAACATTTCTAATTCTTCAGGCAATAGTGTGTATTTCAAA GTCACTTTGCCAGAAGATTATCCATTAAACTCACCACCTCAGTACTTGATAAg TGCTCCATGGATGAGCAGAGAAGTGAAAAACAGGCTTATAGCTATGCtggaaaatatatattg TGAGAATATTGGAAATTGTGTTCTTTACCAATGGGTTgtaaaaatacaagattttattGAAGGAGATATTACCGAAAATATTAGTTTTGATGATTCCAAAAATTTGGTTGATCATGAAGATGCAAATGCTAGCCAGATAGCATTGAATAGTACATGTGAATCATTAg acaatTTGCATTTATCAAGTACCGATGAAGAATTACCTCCTATCATACACGGTGAAataatacaagataaaaaaagtgtttttcaagGTCATGTAGCCAAAGTTGTTTCTGTTGAGCAa GTAaagaaaattttgagtaaattaaaagaaaacagaaaaatagcTATTGCTACTCATAATATTCTAGCTTATCG AATTAGTATAGGACCTGATTCATTAATTCAGGATTGTGATGATGATGGTGAAACACGGGCAGGATCTATTCTTTTGCATTTACTAcag ttacttgATGTTAAGGATGTTGTTGTGATTGTTTCTCGGTGGTATGGAGGTATACATCTAGGACCTGATAGATTTAAAGATATCAATAATGCTGCTAGAAAAGCATTAATTGAGGCAGGTTTTATACAAGag AAAACCAAAGGAAGTGAAAAGAAACGCTAG